The following proteins are encoded in a genomic region of Deltaproteobacteria bacterium:
- the rpsF gene encoding 30S ribosomal protein S6: protein MREYEIVYILKGNLEGPAAEKIGEKIKELVGRNKGILLGLRYLGKKMLAYRIEKETRGNYYLLSFLGEGAIITELEKIFRYTEEVIRFLTVKVSDEVDVEKRKKEFEAKKFQEPAFGSEGSVTPPAGPSSRVETAEEGRAR, encoded by the coding sequence ATGCGTGAGTATGAGATTGTCTATATCCTGAAAGGGAATCTGGAAGGCCCGGCGGCGGAAAAGATCGGGGAGAAGATCAAGGAACTGGTGGGACGGAACAAAGGGATTCTCTTGGGTCTCCGTTATCTGGGGAAGAAAATGCTGGCCTACCGGATTGAGAAGGAGACGAGAGGGAATTACTATCTTTTGAGCTTTCTCGGGGAAGGGGCCATTATCACCGAGCTGGAGAAGATCTTCCGGTACACCGAAGAGGTGATTCGGTTCCTGACGGTCAAGGTGTCGGATGAGGTAGATGTGGAAAAGCGAAAAAAAGAATTCGAGGCGAAAAAGTTTCAGGAACCGGCTTTCGGTTCCGAGGGGAGTGTCACCCCCCCAGCGGGTCCGTCCTCCAGGGTTGAGACCGCGGAAGAAGGGAGGGCTCGATGA
- a CDS encoding 30S ribosomal protein S18: MDPSKKKMMGTGRKKACRFCSDAQIILDYKEPRLLGPFLSERGKIVPRRMTGNCAFHQKRVTEAVKRARILALIPFMAAQR; the protein is encoded by the coding sequence ATGGATCCGAGTAAAAAGAAGATGATGGGGACAGGCCGGAAGAAGGCCTGCCGTTTCTGTTCGGACGCCCAGATTATTTTGGATTACAAAGAGCCGAGACTTTTGGGGCCGTTCCTCTCTGAACGGGGCAAGATCGTGCCTCGCCGGATGACCGGCAACTGTGCTTTTCATCAAAAGCGGGTCACCGAGGCCGTCAAAAGGGCGCGGATCTTGGCGCTGATTCCATTCATGGCCGCCCAGCGGTAG
- a CDS encoding 50S ribosomal protein L25: MEQLHLQAFEREKVGKSEARRLRVKGLVPAVLYGKGINPRSLSLKGEELDKILSTSAGMNALITLNVEGDKDAPPRGDSPKVAKKGVLVVMLKDYQADIISRQLTHVDLLKVDLKEKITVMIPVHLTGKSQGVVKGGLIEQAKRELEVKCLPTNIPNHIEVDITPLDIGDSIHIDQIQLPEGVEAIRETNFTIVAIVAPAAEEVAPTPAEGAVPAEGAAAPAEGASPKGESPKPGEAPKGGSPKGGAAPKGPAPAAAKPEKK; this comes from the coding sequence ATGGAACAGTTGCACCTGCAGGCGTTTGAGAGGGAAAAGGTCGGCAAGTCCGAGGCCCGGAGGCTCCGGGTCAAGGGGCTGGTGCCAGCGGTTCTTTATGGCAAGGGGATAAACCCGAGGTCACTGTCGCTCAAGGGGGAAGAACTGGACAAGATCCTTTCCACCTCGGCCGGGATGAACGCCTTGATCACCTTGAATGTAGAAGGAGATAAGGATGCTCCCCCCAGGGGTGATTCACCCAAGGTTGCCAAGAAGGGGGTGCTGGTTGTCATGTTGAAGGATTATCAGGCTGATATCATCAGCCGCCAACTGACCCATGTTGATCTTCTCAAGGTGGACCTCAAGGAAAAAATTACCGTCATGATCCCTGTCCACCTGACCGGAAAATCACAAGGGGTGGTGAAGGGAGGGTTGATCGAACAGGCGAAGAGAGAACTGGAAGTGAAATGTCTGCCGACAAATATCCCGAACCATATTGAAGTGGATATCACCCCGCTGGATATCGGGGATTCCATCCATATCGATCAGATCCAACTCCCCGAAGGGGTTGAGGCGATCCGGGAGACCAACTTTACCATCGTTGCCATTGTGGCCCCGGCCGCGGAAGAAGTAGCCCCAACCCCGGCCGAAGGTGCTGTCCCGGCCGAGGGAGCAGCAGCTCCTGCTGAGGGTGCTTCCCCCAAGGGTGAATCACCCAAACCAGGCGAAGCCCCGAAGGGTGGTTCACCCAAGGGTGGTGCTGCCCCCAAGGGCCCGGCTCCGGCAGCGGCTAAACCTGAGAAGAAGTAA
- a CDS encoding 4-(cytidine 5'-diphospho)-2-C-methyl-D-erythritol kinase encodes MEILKLSSPAKINLRLKVLGQRPDRYHDLSMIMTRVSLADEIQLEKTSAGVELISESQELPADRTNLAYRAAELFFQKTGCPGGIKIILRKNIPVAAGLGGGSSNAATVIKGLAQLYDVSLEDSSWIEETKKLGADIPFFMKEGPQIAEGVGERLTPLKNLPKLSLILVNPGFPVSTREVFEAYSSPLTGTGKVASLPPHLGDSPFGSLEDLLPFLENDLEKVVLDRYPVVGEIKKELSKRGAAASLMSGSGPTVFAVFRDEEGRDRALRLFEEKRPPAWKVFPVEVAF; translated from the coding sequence ATGGAAATACTAAAACTTTCCTCCCCCGCCAAAATTAATCTCCGGCTCAAGGTCTTGGGCCAGCGGCCAGATCGGTACCATGATCTTTCGATGATCATGACGCGGGTTAGTCTGGCGGACGAGATCCAGCTAGAGAAAACCTCCGCAGGGGTTGAACTGATTTCTGAATCCCAAGAACTGCCGGCAGATCGGACCAATCTGGCCTACCGGGCGGCAGAACTCTTTTTTCAAAAGACAGGGTGCCCCGGGGGGATAAAGATTATTTTGAGGAAAAATATCCCGGTTGCCGCCGGGCTTGGCGGAGGGAGTAGTAATGCCGCCACAGTGATTAAGGGGTTGGCCCAACTTTATGATGTTTCACTGGAAGACTCCTCCTGGATCGAGGAGACCAAAAAGTTGGGGGCCGACATCCCGTTTTTTATGAAGGAGGGGCCCCAGATCGCCGAAGGGGTGGGGGAGAGGCTAACCCCCTTAAAAAACTTGCCCAAACTGTCGCTTATTCTAGTGAATCCGGGATTTCCGGTTTCCACGAGGGAGGTGTTTGAGGCGTATAGTTCCCCGTTGACAGGAACCGGCAAGGTTGCTAGCTTGCCGCCGCATTTGGGTGATTCACCCTTCGGCTCTTTGGAAGATCTGCTCCCGTTTCTGGAAAACGACCTGGAGAAAGTGGTTCTCGATCGTTACCCGGTCGTGGGGGAGATCAAAAAGGAATTATCAAAAAGGGGGGCGGCCGCGAGCTTGATGAGTGGTAGCGGGCCGACCGTGTTTGCGGTCTTCAGGGATGAAGAAGGTAGGGACCGTGCGTTGAGACTCTTCGAAGAGAAGAGACCTCCCGCCTGGAAGGTTTTCCCCGTAGAAGTGGCGTTCTGA
- a CDS encoding DUF2232 domain-containing protein translates to MNFHFWRRLALIVLGGLALYGSGLFVIFTPLPFFYFWQKKDLSYNRGWVLASFLISGLLLFFFYHTLLPVAYYSLFFLIGILLAEVLFKNLEIGKGFLLVLGAVFLWSLLLLAVFWYWSGNPIPEFRASLLSLVEQVLSLNQKKSSLSGEELLFMTQYKEVFVDRLIRTTPSLFLVSLATVIWVNLVMARRFFRLSGHDLTSWKVNDKAVWGLIFIGILYFANAYSIRIGWLTDGVINGLVLYGMLYFMQGMAVVASFLGRRPSSLFRMAVYLVIFLFVQTVGFMVIGLGLFDIWFDFRKVRKG, encoded by the coding sequence GTGAATTTTCACTTCTGGCGAAGGCTGGCGTTGATAGTCCTGGGCGGTTTGGCGCTTTATGGCAGCGGCCTTTTTGTCATCTTCACGCCGCTTCCCTTCTTTTATTTCTGGCAGAAAAAAGACCTTTCTTACAACCGGGGGTGGGTCCTCGCCTCCTTTCTCATCTCCGGCCTCCTCCTCTTTTTCTTCTATCACACGCTCCTGCCGGTGGCCTATTATAGCCTGTTTTTCCTGATCGGCATCCTTTTGGCCGAGGTCCTTTTTAAAAATCTGGAAATTGGCAAGGGGTTTCTTCTGGTTCTCGGGGCTGTTTTTCTCTGGAGTCTCCTCCTTCTTGCCGTTTTCTGGTATTGGTCCGGGAACCCGATCCCGGAGTTTCGTGCCTCCCTCCTCTCCCTGGTGGAGCAGGTCCTTTCCTTAAACCAGAAGAAGTCGTCCCTTTCGGGTGAGGAGCTGCTTTTCATGACACAGTACAAGGAGGTCTTTGTGGACCGTTTGATCCGGACCACCCCCTCTCTCTTCTTGGTGAGTCTGGCGACGGTTATCTGGGTGAATCTGGTGATGGCCCGCCGGTTTTTTAGGCTTTCAGGCCATGATCTGACCTCCTGGAAGGTCAATGACAAGGCCGTTTGGGGACTTATTTTCATAGGGATCTTGTATTTTGCCAACGCCTATTCTATACGGATCGGCTGGTTGACCGATGGAGTGATTAACGGCCTCGTCCTCTATGGGATGCTCTATTTTATGCAGGGGATGGCGGTGGTCGCCTCGTTTCTGGGGCGGCGTCCCTCCTCTCTTTTTCGGATGGCGGTCTATTTGGTGATTTTTCTGTTTGTGCAAACCGTCGGTTTTATGGTGATTGGCCTGGGGCTATTTGACATCTGGTTTGATTTTAGGAAGGTCAGAAAGGGGTAA
- a CDS encoding ribose-phosphate pyrophosphokinase, with product MAPYQQLKIFSGTSNPELAKKIAGQIGVPLGNMVIHRFSDGEVFVEIDENVRGMDVFIVQSTSYPANEHLMELLIVIDALKRASADRITAVMPYYGYARQDRKVQPRTPITSKLVADLLTAAGTDRVLSIDLHAGQIQGFFNIPFDHLYATPIFLDYLAKEKMTENLVLVSPDAGGTERARAYAKRLNAELAVIDKRRTSANKSEVMNLIGDVEGRNAIIIDDIVDTAGTLTQAAEAVKKKGAKKVFAVCTHPVLSGPAVDRINQSVLEKVVVADTIPLGEKTKLTKKITVLSIGSYLGEAIRRIHTGDSVSGLFV from the coding sequence ATGGCACCCTATCAACAATTAAAAATCTTCTCCGGCACCTCGAATCCCGAACTGGCCAAAAAGATTGCCGGTCAGATTGGCGTTCCGTTAGGGAATATGGTGATCCACCGTTTCTCGGACGGTGAGGTCTTTGTGGAGATCGATGAAAACGTCCGGGGGATGGATGTCTTTATCGTTCAATCCACCTCGTACCCGGCGAATGAACACCTGATGGAACTCCTGATCGTCATCGACGCCCTGAAGAGGGCCTCGGCCGACCGGATCACAGCGGTTATGCCTTACTATGGTTACGCCCGTCAGGACCGGAAGGTGCAACCCCGAACGCCGATTACGTCAAAATTGGTAGCTGACCTGCTGACGGCGGCTGGGACCGATCGGGTCTTATCGATCGATCTTCATGCGGGTCAAATCCAGGGTTTCTTCAATATCCCGTTTGATCATCTCTATGCGACGCCGATCTTTCTGGACTATCTGGCCAAGGAGAAGATGACTGAAAATCTTGTCCTGGTTTCACCGGATGCCGGAGGAACGGAGCGGGCCCGGGCGTACGCCAAACGGCTCAATGCGGAGCTGGCAGTGATCGACAAACGCCGGACATCCGCCAACAAATCTGAAGTGATGAACCTGATCGGGGATGTCGAGGGACGGAATGCGATTATTATTGATGATATTGTGGATACCGCCGGCACGTTAACACAGGCGGCGGAGGCGGTGAAGAAAAAGGGGGCCAAGAAGGTGTTCGCGGTCTGCACGCACCCGGTCCTTTCCGGTCCGGCGGTTGACCGGATTAATCAGTCGGTCCTTGAAAAGGTGGTTGTGGCCGACACCATCCCGCTCGGGGAAAAGACAAAGTTGACCAAAAAGATTACCGTGCTTTCGATCGGCAGTTATTTGGGAGAGGCGATCCGGAGGATTCATACCGGCGATTCAGTTTCCGGATTGTTTGTATAA
- a CDS encoding aminoacyl-tRNA hydrolase: MVGRLKVIVGLGNPGPDYEGTRHNIGFEIIEEIAGDAGISLKEKKFEGGKVLCGKGAVGGQELLLTLPQTFMNLSGGVVRQVLDYYRWLPETMLVVHDDIDLPFGSLKWGYDSGSAGHRGVQSVIEALGSSAFHRLRFGVGRPNGDVVGYVLSRFSKEEKVRLNDLKKESVKLIEKFIKESNDA, from the coding sequence ATGGTGGGTCGTCTCAAGGTGATCGTCGGGCTGGGGAATCCCGGACCCGATTACGAAGGGACGAGGCATAATATTGGGTTTGAGATTATTGAAGAGATCGCGGGTGATGCCGGGATCTCACTTAAGGAAAAAAAGTTTGAGGGGGGAAAGGTTCTTTGCGGAAAGGGAGCCGTCGGCGGGCAGGAACTCCTTCTCACCCTTCCCCAAACCTTCATGAATCTCTCGGGAGGGGTGGTCCGGCAGGTTCTGGATTATTACCGTTGGTTGCCGGAGACAATGTTGGTGGTTCATGATGATATTGACCTCCCTTTTGGTTCTTTGAAGTGGGGCTACGATTCGGGCTCGGCAGGGCATCGCGGGGTCCAGTCGGTTATCGAGGCGTTGGGGAGTTCTGCCTTTCACCGGTTGCGGTTCGGGGTGGGAAGACCAAATGGTGATGTTGTCGGTTATGTCCTTAGCCGGTTTTCAAAGGAGGAAAAGGTTCGATTAAACGATTTAAAGAAGGAGTCAGTCAAATTAATTGAGAAGTTTATAAAGGAGAGCAACGATGCGTGA
- a CDS encoding alpha/beta hydrolase, producing the protein MATTQRFVTERSRGRLSSQVSVTEGKTFSFDKTPIVYRSVGEGNPIICCNGLGVSTFFWVYLERFFKGSYQIVTWDYRGHGHSGLNKNIKNYSVDALVKDLKAVVDRLKIKKAIFTGHSLGVQVILEFYRRYPERVRALIPCLGTYGHPMDTFYNMRLSRYIFQACYWLGIHFPREANLISRFFLNNPASFFLGGILKVMHTGMISHEDCDRYVNHVLAMDPLFFSTLWKSYHEHSTEDVLKKIRVPTLIIAGEDDQFTPVWISKKMSRLIPRSELLIVKKGTHAALVEQPELLNLRIEKFLNERLRLRSRS; encoded by the coding sequence ATGGCAACCACCCAGCGATTTGTAACGGAAAGAAGCCGGGGGCGACTCTCTTCTCAGGTCTCTGTCACGGAAGGAAAGACTTTTTCCTTCGATAAAACCCCGATCGTTTACCGCTCTGTCGGTGAAGGAAACCCGATCATTTGTTGCAACGGGCTTGGGGTCTCCACTTTTTTTTGGGTCTATCTGGAACGATTTTTCAAGGGGTCCTATCAAATCGTGACTTGGGACTATCGCGGGCATGGCCATTCTGGGCTGAATAAAAATATCAAAAATTACTCCGTCGACGCCCTGGTCAAAGACTTGAAGGCGGTGGTTGACCGTTTAAAAATCAAAAAGGCGATCTTCACCGGGCACAGCCTGGGGGTTCAGGTGATTCTGGAATTCTACCGCCGTTATCCCGAAAGGGTTCGGGCCCTGATCCCTTGCCTTGGGACCTACGGCCACCCGATGGATACCTTTTATAACATGCGCCTCTCGCGGTACATCTTTCAGGCCTGTTACTGGCTGGGAATCCATTTCCCGCGAGAAGCAAACCTGATCAGCCGGTTCTTTCTGAACAACCCTGCCTCGTTTTTTCTCGGAGGCATCTTGAAAGTAATGCACACCGGGATGATCAGCCATGAAGATTGCGACCGGTATGTGAACCATGTGCTCGCGATGGACCCGCTCTTTTTCTCCACCCTCTGGAAGAGCTATCACGAACATTCCACCGAAGATGTCTTGAAGAAGATCCGGGTCCCGACCTTGATCATCGCCGGTGAGGATGACCAGTTCACCCCGGTCTGGATCTCCAAAAAAATGAGCCGGCTGATCCCCCGCTCCGAATTGTTGATTGTCAAAAAAGGAACCCACGCCGCCCTCGTGGAGCAACCGGAATTGTTAAATTTGAGAATCGAAAAATTTCTCAACGAACGACTCCGGTTGCGATCACGATCGTAA
- a CDS encoding Smr/MutS family protein: MKTEIDLHGLRLEEAEAEVMRFVDQLQYHGEASGRIIHGFGVIAEKLPQWLRSYPYVKSFERTPFNPGMTTVFLEAR, translated from the coding sequence ATGAAAACCGAAATTGACCTCCATGGCCTGCGGTTGGAGGAGGCGGAGGCCGAGGTGATGCGGTTTGTGGATCAGCTCCAGTATCATGGGGAGGCGAGTGGGCGGATCATTCACGGTTTTGGGGTGATTGCCGAAAAATTGCCGCAGTGGTTGCGGAGCTACCCGTATGTCAAAAGTTTTGAGCGCACCCCCTTTAATCCGGGAATGACCACAGTTTTTTTGGAGGCAAGATAG